The following proteins come from a genomic window of Alosa alosa isolate M-15738 ecotype Scorff River chromosome 2, AALO_Geno_1.1, whole genome shotgun sequence:
- the ift46 gene encoding intraflagellar transport protein 46 homolog isoform X2, with amino-acid sequence MEKTERSKTKLISNQPYDESLDVNDSEEIASVYTPTPRQTASRSATRIKNRNVMATNSSDEFEEDGKKKKSVQGGQHGLSENEEEDEDDDDDSDESESDDEEGEQGSAPEGAYDPSDFDHLPVTAEIKELFQYITRYTPQTVELDHKLKPFIPDFIPAVGDIDAFLKVPRPDGKPDNLGLLVLDEPCTKQSDPTVLSLWLSENSKQHNITELKVKSIENPEKNPKAIENWIESISELHRSKPPATVHYTRPMPDIDTLMQEWPPEFEELLGKVNLPTADINCDLADYIDIICGVLDIPVYKSRIQSLHVLFTLYSEFRNSQHFKALAEGQKTDTPLAPHTGPTEADTLTLD; translated from the exons ATGGAGAAAACAGAGCGGTCAAAG ACTAAACTGATCAGTAACCAGCCGTACGACGAAAGCTTGGACGTGAACGATTCGGAGGAAATAGCAAGTGTTTACACTCCAACACCACGTCAGACAG CATCCAGATCAGCAACTAGAATAAAAAACCGTAACGTTATGGCTACCAACAGCAGTGATGAATTTGAGGAGGATGGTAAG AAAAAGAAGAGTGTTCAGGGAGGTCAGCATGGTCTGAGTGAGAAtgaagaagaagatgaggatgacgatgatgattcaGATGAGTCCGAATCAGATGATGAGGAGGGAGAACAAGGGTCTGCTCCAGAAGG GGCGTACGATCCATCAGACTTTGACCATTTGCCTGTCACAGCAGAGATTAAAGAGCTTTTTCAGTACATCACACG GTACACGCCACAGACTGTTGAGCTAGACCATAAGCTTAAACCTTTCATCCCTGACTTTATCCCAGCAGTGGGGGACATCGATGCATTCCTTAAA GTTCCTCGCCCAGATGGGAAGCCAGATAATCTGGGCTTGCTTGTTCTGGATGAGCCATGCACCAAGCAGTCTGATCCCACAGTGCTGTCCTTGTGGCTCTCTGAAAATAGCAAACAACACAATATCACT GAACTGAAGGTGAAAAGTATAGAAAACCCAGAGAAGAACCCTAAGGCTATTGAGAATTGGATAGAAAGCATAAGTGAGCTTCACCGCTCGAAACCTCCTGCTACCGTGCACTATACCAG GCCAATGCCGGATATTGACACACTGATGCAGGAATGGCCACCAGAATTTGAAGAGCTTTTGGGAAAG GTGAACCTGCCAACAGCAGACATTAACTGTGATTTGGCTGACTATATTGACATAATTTGTG GTGTTCTGGACATTCCTGTCTACAAAAGCAGAATCCAGTCTCTCCATGTATTGTTTACACTTTACTCTGAATTTAGGAACTCACAG CACTTCAAGGCCTTGGCTGAGGGACAGAAGACAGACACCCCGCTTGCTCCTCACACCGGCCCCACAGAAGCAGACACACTAACTCTTGATTAA
- the LOC125289534 gene encoding uncharacterized protein LOC125289534 isoform X1 — translation MQRSSPPKQKNDLGFKRNMFNSHGFLFHVLFCLCTCSGIEIPGDTVNAKLNGSIEFNTQQEPTVCNFTVEWYKHTPNSTLCLRFEAPNITCLGDCCKKAQFHCQNNSLVLNSVTLQDEGKYVEKIMLQNGTIKKNIFITLKIIYPPRISNVSIISTQSTLMIMCEASGGSVSYSWLKDGQALQNMNQTLMVHEATQKVCGKYTCVAANEGGSTEAHVNVNGEYAICRGLDGRHEIKIVSAVICALCFCVIAVCIKKYHADFLGNRGPNTGMEEDRIYDEPSNVQPNPPEVVQLPYVYTDFIPGRFPTGHAKKVKTEAGYSTIGEVQEQVQTLRALEQAETPVALEQAETPVALEQAETPVVLEQAPKNT, via the exons ATGCAGCGATCTTCACCCCCTAAGCAGAAAAATGATCTTGGATTTAAAAGGAACATGTTTAATAGTCATGGTTTTCTGTTTCATGTTTTATTCTGCCTATGCACGTGTTCAG GTATTGAGATACCTGGGGACACAGTTAACGCAAAGTTAAATGGATCAATAGAATTTAATACTCAACAGGAGCCAACTGTATGCAATTTTACTGTGGAATGGTACAAGCATACACCAAATTCTACATTATGCCTACGCTTTGAGGCACCGAACATCACATGTTTGGGGGACTGCTGTAAGAAAGCACAATTCCACTGTCAAAACAACAGTCTTGTCTTAAACTCTGTGACCCTTCAAGATGAAGGAAAGTATGTGGAAAAGATAATGTTACAAAATGGTACAATAAAGAAGAATATATTCATTACACTGAAGATCATAT ATCCTCCACGTATCTCAAATGTAAGCATCATCTCAACTCAGTCGACTCTAATGATCATGTGTGAGGCCAGTGGAGGGAGCGTGTCATACAGCTGGCTGAAAGATGGACAGGCCCTGCAGAACATGAACCAGACACTGATGGTTCATGAAGCAACCCAGAAAGTCTGTGGGAAATACACTTGTGTGGCAGCGAATGAAGGGGGAAGTACAGAGGCTCATGTCAATGTTAATG GTGAATATGCGATATGTAGAGGCCTGGACGGGAGACATGAAATTAAGATTGTGTCTGCTGTGATTTGTGCGCTTTGTTTTTGCGTCATTGCTGTCTGCATCAAGAAGTATCATGCAG ATTTTCTAGGAAACAGAGGACCAAACACAGGAATGGAAG AGGATCGTATATATGATGAACCCAGCAATGTGCAG CCAAACCCACCAGAGGTAGTCCAGCTGCCTTATGTATACACAGACTTCATACCAGGAAGATTTCCCACAGGCCACGCAAAGAAGGTGAAGACAGAAGCTGGGTACTCAACCATTGGGGAAGTCCAGGAGCAGGTACAGACACTTCGAGCCCTGGAGCAGGCAGAGACACCTGTGGCCCTGGAGCAGGCAGAGACACCTGTGGCCCTGGAGCAGGCAGAGACACCTGTGGTTTTGGAGCAGGCACCTAAAAACACATGA
- the LOC125289534 gene encoding uncharacterized protein LOC125289534 isoform X2: MQRSSPPKQKNDLGFKRNMFNSHGFLFHVLFCLCTCSGIEIPGDTVNAKLNGSIEFNTQQEPTVCNFTVEWYKHTPNSTLCLRFEAPNITCLGDCCKKAQFHCQNNSLVLNSVTLQDEGKYVEKIMLQNGTIKKNIFITLKIIYPPRISNVSIISTQSTLMIMCEASGGSVSYSWLKDGQALQNMNQTLMVHEATQKVCGKYTCVAANEGGSTEAHVNVNGEYAICRGLDGRHEIKIVSAVICALCFCVIAVCIKKYHAGNRGPNTGMEEDRIYDEPSNVQPNPPEVVQLPYVYTDFIPGRFPTGHAKKVKTEAGYSTIGEVQEQVQTLRALEQAETPVALEQAETPVALEQAETPVVLEQAPKNT, encoded by the exons ATGCAGCGATCTTCACCCCCTAAGCAGAAAAATGATCTTGGATTTAAAAGGAACATGTTTAATAGTCATGGTTTTCTGTTTCATGTTTTATTCTGCCTATGCACGTGTTCAG GTATTGAGATACCTGGGGACACAGTTAACGCAAAGTTAAATGGATCAATAGAATTTAATACTCAACAGGAGCCAACTGTATGCAATTTTACTGTGGAATGGTACAAGCATACACCAAATTCTACATTATGCCTACGCTTTGAGGCACCGAACATCACATGTTTGGGGGACTGCTGTAAGAAAGCACAATTCCACTGTCAAAACAACAGTCTTGTCTTAAACTCTGTGACCCTTCAAGATGAAGGAAAGTATGTGGAAAAGATAATGTTACAAAATGGTACAATAAAGAAGAATATATTCATTACACTGAAGATCATAT ATCCTCCACGTATCTCAAATGTAAGCATCATCTCAACTCAGTCGACTCTAATGATCATGTGTGAGGCCAGTGGAGGGAGCGTGTCATACAGCTGGCTGAAAGATGGACAGGCCCTGCAGAACATGAACCAGACACTGATGGTTCATGAAGCAACCCAGAAAGTCTGTGGGAAATACACTTGTGTGGCAGCGAATGAAGGGGGAAGTACAGAGGCTCATGTCAATGTTAATG GTGAATATGCGATATGTAGAGGCCTGGACGGGAGACATGAAATTAAGATTGTGTCTGCTGTGATTTGTGCGCTTTGTTTTTGCGTCATTGCTGTCTGCATCAAGAAGTATCATGCAG GAAACAGAGGACCAAACACAGGAATGGAAG AGGATCGTATATATGATGAACCCAGCAATGTGCAG CCAAACCCACCAGAGGTAGTCCAGCTGCCTTATGTATACACAGACTTCATACCAGGAAGATTTCCCACAGGCCACGCAAAGAAGGTGAAGACAGAAGCTGGGTACTCAACCATTGGGGAAGTCCAGGAGCAGGTACAGACACTTCGAGCCCTGGAGCAGGCAGAGACACCTGTGGCCCTGGAGCAGGCAGAGACACCTGTGGCCCTGGAGCAGGCAGAGACACCTGTGGTTTTGGAGCAGGCACCTAAAAACACATGA
- the ift46 gene encoding intraflagellar transport protein 46 homolog isoform X1, whose product MEKTERSKTKLISNQPYDESLDVNDSEEIASVYTPTPRQTASRSATRIKNRNVMATNSSDEFEEDGKQKKKSVQGGQHGLSENEEEDEDDDDDSDESESDDEEGEQGSAPEGAYDPSDFDHLPVTAEIKELFQYITRYTPQTVELDHKLKPFIPDFIPAVGDIDAFLKVPRPDGKPDNLGLLVLDEPCTKQSDPTVLSLWLSENSKQHNITELKVKSIENPEKNPKAIENWIESISELHRSKPPATVHYTRPMPDIDTLMQEWPPEFEELLGKVNLPTADINCDLADYIDIICGVLDIPVYKSRIQSLHVLFTLYSEFRNSQHFKALAEGQKTDTPLAPHTGPTEADTLTLD is encoded by the exons ATGGAGAAAACAGAGCGGTCAAAG ACTAAACTGATCAGTAACCAGCCGTACGACGAAAGCTTGGACGTGAACGATTCGGAGGAAATAGCAAGTGTTTACACTCCAACACCACGTCAGACAG CATCCAGATCAGCAACTAGAATAAAAAACCGTAACGTTATGGCTACCAACAGCAGTGATGAATTTGAGGAGGATGGTAAG CAGAAAAAGAAGAGTGTTCAGGGAGGTCAGCATGGTCTGAGTGAGAAtgaagaagaagatgaggatgacgatgatgattcaGATGAGTCCGAATCAGATGATGAGGAGGGAGAACAAGGGTCTGCTCCAGAAGG GGCGTACGATCCATCAGACTTTGACCATTTGCCTGTCACAGCAGAGATTAAAGAGCTTTTTCAGTACATCACACG GTACACGCCACAGACTGTTGAGCTAGACCATAAGCTTAAACCTTTCATCCCTGACTTTATCCCAGCAGTGGGGGACATCGATGCATTCCTTAAA GTTCCTCGCCCAGATGGGAAGCCAGATAATCTGGGCTTGCTTGTTCTGGATGAGCCATGCACCAAGCAGTCTGATCCCACAGTGCTGTCCTTGTGGCTCTCTGAAAATAGCAAACAACACAATATCACT GAACTGAAGGTGAAAAGTATAGAAAACCCAGAGAAGAACCCTAAGGCTATTGAGAATTGGATAGAAAGCATAAGTGAGCTTCACCGCTCGAAACCTCCTGCTACCGTGCACTATACCAG GCCAATGCCGGATATTGACACACTGATGCAGGAATGGCCACCAGAATTTGAAGAGCTTTTGGGAAAG GTGAACCTGCCAACAGCAGACATTAACTGTGATTTGGCTGACTATATTGACATAATTTGTG GTGTTCTGGACATTCCTGTCTACAAAAGCAGAATCCAGTCTCTCCATGTATTGTTTACACTTTACTCTGAATTTAGGAACTCACAG CACTTCAAGGCCTTGGCTGAGGGACAGAAGACAGACACCCCGCTTGCTCCTCACACCGGCCCCACAGAAGCAGACACACTAACTCTTGATTAA
- the LOC125289534 gene encoding uncharacterized protein LOC125289534 isoform X3, whose protein sequence is MQRSSPPKQKNDLGFKRNMFNSHGFLFHVLFCLCTCSGIEIPGDTVNAKLNGSIEFNTQQEPTVCNFTVEWYKHTPNSTLCLRFEAPNITCLGDCCKKAQFHCQNNSLVLNSVTLQDEGKYVEKIMLQNGTIKKNIFITLKIIYPPRISNVSIISTQSTLMIMCEASGGSVSYSWLKDGQALQNMNQTLMVHEATQKVCGKYTCVAANEGGSTEAHVNVNGNRGPNTGMEEDRIYDEPSNVQPNPPEVVQLPYVYTDFIPGRFPTGHAKKVKTEAGYSTIGEVQEQVQTLRALEQAETPVALEQAETPVALEQAETPVVLEQAPKNT, encoded by the exons ATGCAGCGATCTTCACCCCCTAAGCAGAAAAATGATCTTGGATTTAAAAGGAACATGTTTAATAGTCATGGTTTTCTGTTTCATGTTTTATTCTGCCTATGCACGTGTTCAG GTATTGAGATACCTGGGGACACAGTTAACGCAAAGTTAAATGGATCAATAGAATTTAATACTCAACAGGAGCCAACTGTATGCAATTTTACTGTGGAATGGTACAAGCATACACCAAATTCTACATTATGCCTACGCTTTGAGGCACCGAACATCACATGTTTGGGGGACTGCTGTAAGAAAGCACAATTCCACTGTCAAAACAACAGTCTTGTCTTAAACTCTGTGACCCTTCAAGATGAAGGAAAGTATGTGGAAAAGATAATGTTACAAAATGGTACAATAAAGAAGAATATATTCATTACACTGAAGATCATAT ATCCTCCACGTATCTCAAATGTAAGCATCATCTCAACTCAGTCGACTCTAATGATCATGTGTGAGGCCAGTGGAGGGAGCGTGTCATACAGCTGGCTGAAAGATGGACAGGCCCTGCAGAACATGAACCAGACACTGATGGTTCATGAAGCAACCCAGAAAGTCTGTGGGAAATACACTTGTGTGGCAGCGAATGAAGGGGGAAGTACAGAGGCTCATGTCAATGTTAATG GAAACAGAGGACCAAACACAGGAATGGAAG AGGATCGTATATATGATGAACCCAGCAATGTGCAG CCAAACCCACCAGAGGTAGTCCAGCTGCCTTATGTATACACAGACTTCATACCAGGAAGATTTCCCACAGGCCACGCAAAGAAGGTGAAGACAGAAGCTGGGTACTCAACCATTGGGGAAGTCCAGGAGCAGGTACAGACACTTCGAGCCCTGGAGCAGGCAGAGACACCTGTGGCCCTGGAGCAGGCAGAGACACCTGTGGCCCTGGAGCAGGCAGAGACACCTGTGGTTTTGGAGCAGGCACCTAAAAACACATGA